A window of Rosa rugosa chromosome 7, drRosRugo1.1, whole genome shotgun sequence genomic DNA:
CTGGGGTTGAGTGCGgatggtggtggcggcgccGTGGGTCCTTCCACCGGTGACATTCAACCGCTGCAATGGGAGCGCAGACGtgtgggtgtccagagaagatcTGATAGGGTGCCCATGTACTTAGGTGTCCAAATCAGATTCAGATGGGCTTGGGCTTTTCTCAAGTCTGCTTTGGCAGATTTGACTTTGGTCCCATGTAtgatttggatccgtatttgggacTCGATTCGCATTCATATCTGGATCCTGGATCTgagacagctgctcatattgatatggtattggttctggttcttaggagttcgCTTGCTAATTTTttagtttttgacaccctcggttacttttgAACTCTTGGTGGGTGAATCACCTCTCTTAGATGATCATATCATCACTTACGGTTACGTTTACGTTTACTTTTACATtgctctcgtgacatatgcagtgcagagATGTCGttcggcatcaagtcacatcctggttacctttcattctagatgcgtatgtgcatcttgttatcctttattgttttttcttcattacAGATGCGTTTGTGATCTTGTTAtactttattgttttctttcgatgcttctgcatcgctccatgtacttctTAGTTTTCATTTAATATAACTTGTCGTATTTCCCTtacaaaaaaaatgaatatatCACCAACAATAAATGGttgttagttttattttattttatttttttatcaaaaattaAGATAGGAGCTAATAAGTTGAGAGAGATCGTCAAAAACAAGCTTAATAAAAACACACAATCAAAGTAGCTACCAAATAAACCGTTAGAAACTAACCACTATCTCATTCTCATGAATGATTGAATGAACAAACCATATGAATCCATTCCCATGGAAGCTATATATGGTGTTTTCTTTACGTCTCAAGAACGTGCAACATGGTTTTGCCCATTCAGATTGCCTCTTGATAAGTGAATCATCTACCAAAAGCCCGAAGCTAATAAAGCCATAATTCATACAAAGAAAGCCAGAAATTGGTGTAGAAGAAAGGCACGTGGCAATGAAGTAGACCATAGAAGGGCTAAAAACACTTGGCGCCCCTGAATTTCCCTTCCATCTTTGGTGTTTCTGGTATTCCGATAAATTAGGCCCCCAGACCCGCTCTCCTTTCCGGCCCATAGAATTATTCATCGGTTTTGcggctttctttttctttcttatcaAGAAACTTTGACCCTTCCCTACCCACCTATTTCACGGCAGTGGTTTCCAGAAGCTTGTTTTGGCTAAAGTAATAATAAAGTAGTAATTTGCCTTCAAATTTTTGGTTTgcctattatacccctcacccttttattttcaatttaatTCTTTTGCTAATTGTCCAAACATTGTCCTAGGCTTCTCTAAGCTAAAAAAGCAAAAATGAGAGTATTAAGAATGATTCACATAAAAATAGAAATAGAAATAGAAATTGAAAGTGAAAATAAAATATCTAGAATGTGTCAATAAAGATTTTGAGGATCGATATTAATATAAGCTTATATAAAAAGTATCGATTGTCAGTTCACTTAAAGGACAATTTTAAGAGACTATGAGAAACAAAATGAATCTAACGGCTGAAATAAGTGTACAATTTTAAATTGTAATAATATCAACTTTttaatttaatacatgtggttgagatacATTTATCTCTCACATTCCCTTAAAATTATTATTTAGGTGAGCGCGCCTGATATTTGTTAGTTTTGAAAAATACCAGTGCCATAAAACTACCAAAATAACAACGAAAATTTCAATCAtttcaaaaatatatttaaaaatccttggttattattttttgaagtGGAAGCTTAGGTCGGTAAAACCGAATATCAAAGTGGGGGCAAAAGAGTAAAATGAGGAGAGAACGGAGCAACGTGATCCCCAAGCCGTTCGGCTCGCTCATATTAAAGCCCTAAACCACATCAACTTCTCCTATCTGGCTATCTATCGCTATTTCACAACCGTCTCATCTCTGCAAAATCGTCTTCCAGATCCTCCGCTCGCTTTTTCTCCGAAATGACGGCCTTCAAGGGAAAGTACCATGGTAATCATCTTTAACCCACTTCTCTAAATTTTTGTTCCTTGTATCGCTCGCCATCTTTTGATTCAGGGGTTTATGTTTTTATCTCGACCTGATTCAACAAACTATGAATGATTACCATGATGTATTTGATGTGTTTGCATGTGGATTTAAGTTTTGAATGGTCTATGGAACGGTTTGTGCCAGTGTTTTGATCAGTGACTGTTTACTCTGTTTCGATTTTTTGATCACTGGATTATTATAGTTATTCTGTTGTTTGATTGGGTGCTTATCTAATTCATTTTTGATGAGTTTGGTTGCATAACAAAGATGCTGGTTGTGCTACATATTATCTTGGTCGTGTTGGGGACTATTGCATGTGATGATTTGGATGATTGATTTCTTTCATTATAGCATTCCATCCGTTAATCGATGGCCATGCCCTGAATTTGAACTTGATTTTTATCTCGGAATCTCAAGTTTTGGCTTGCAAATACACCCAAAGAGACTTGTATTTGTCATGGGCATTGAAGCATGCATATCGTTGGTTTGTTAGAATTGTGAAGTCAAGGGATTCTGATTTTGATAAAAGTTTTTGAGTATGTTGAgtaatttatcatttttagatACTGAATTTTGGGTTTATTACAGATGAGCTTATTGCCAATGCTGCCTACATTGGCACCCCTGGAAAGGGTATTCTTGCTGCTGATGAGTCAACTGGCACAATTGGCAAGCGTTTTGCCAGCATCAATGTTGAGAATGTTGAGGAAAACAGGCGTGCTCTTCGCGAACTCCTCTTCACTGCCCCCGGTGCCCTCCAATACCTTAGTGGAGTGATCCTTTTTGAGGAAACCCTCTACCAGAAGACAGCTGATGGTATTTGACCCACTCCTCTGTGTGATATAAGATATGTCTATGTTTATGTGTTGTTCCTACATTGATAATTTCCTTGAATTCGTATAACCTTTGGATAAATTTCACACTATTCATCGCTTTCCATTCCTAAATTACAACATGGATTGCTGCCCTTTCCCATTCAGACTTTAGATGGATCCTATGAATTCCCCTGGATTAACTTTTAGTTGCCTATCCTACAGCTGATGTGATATTCATGATCATTGTATGTTGCAGGCAAGCCTTTCGTTGATGTCATGAAGGAAGGTGGTGTTCTCCCTGGTATCAAGGTTGACAAGGGTGTTGTTGAGCTTAAAGGCACCGACGGTGAGACCACAACCCAGGGTTTGGATGGCCTTGGTGCCCGCTGCGCTAAGTACTATGAAGCTGGTGCCCGGTTTGCCAAATGGCGTGCTGTGCTCAAGATTGGTCCCAATGAGCCATCTCAGCTTTCAATCAACGAGAATGCCAATGGCTTGGCTCGTTATGCTATCATCTGCCAGGAGAATGGTTTGGTACCCATTGTTGAGCCTGAGATCCTTGTTGACGGACCCCACTCCATTGACAAGTGTGCTGATGTGACTGAGCGCGTCCTTGCTGCATGTTACAAGGCTCTCAATGACCACCACGTCCTTCTTGAAGGAACTCTCTTGAAGCCCAACATGGTGACTCCCGGATCTGATGCCAAGAAGGTTGCACCAGAAGTGATTGCTGAGTACACTGTCCGTGCCTTGCAGCGCACTACCCCTGCAGCTGTCCCTGCTGTGGTGTTCTTGTCTGGTGGACAGAGTGAGGAGGAGGCTACTCTCAACCTTAACGCCATGAACAAGCTCAAGGGAAAGAAGCCATGGACTCTTTCCTTCTCCTTCGGCCGTGCTCTTCAAGCCAGCACTCTCAAGGCTTGGtcaggaaagaaagaaaatgttaAGGCCGCACAGGAGGCTCTCCTCACAAGGGCCAAGGCCAACTCAGAGGCAACCTTGGGAACCTACAAGGGCGATGCCAAGCTCGGTGAGGGTGCTGCAGAGTCTCTTCATGTCAAGGACTACAAGTATTGAGGGTGCTGTGTGGTAGGAAATGCAAGTGTGTTCTCTATGTTACCTCTGTCATAGTATAGGTTGGTCCTTTTTGGTACCATTTTCTTTATAAACTCGGCCTGAGATACGAGTAGAATGATAAAAGCTTGAGGAACGCTGGCAAGCATGGAGAGTTGTTATTTACCCCTTCGTTTTAGTCGGAGAACTGCTCATGTATGTTGGGTAATTTGTCGTTATGGTAACCTTTGATTTTGATATTCTGCTTGTGCGAATGTGCTTTCAAACCAATTGTTACCTTTTATTAGGTTGCGTTTCATGTTCTTCCCCAAACCTCCTCCTGTGCACGATGGCATAGAGCGGGAGAAAATTGAGGCCCTAGTGTTCTATTGGGGAAATAGTCCAAATTGCAGGTGACTATATAGAATATACGGGTAGTGATGGAACCCTCTTTAACACAAAGTCTTCAAAAATGTCCGAacttggtatttttttttttttttttaatttccctTGTCACATACAAACACGTTACAGTTTTTTGTTTGTGGCTTTTGGGAGCTTTCACTCTCACACTGGAATGATGGGGAAAGAAAAGGAACAACACTTGTCCATTAGGCCACTTTGCATATGTCCTGTAGTTCCTAATCAAAAATGGAAGATTGTTTATTCATCAAATTTTataaaattaataacaaattgcAAATTTGTTTGATGCAGTTGAATCACTAATGTCCACCTACTAGCACACTTTTTTAGTTTATGAACCAATTCGGATTATGACACATTACATTACCTAAAATTTGAGGGGAGTTAGAAAGAGAGGTggaggagagaagaaaagaaaagaacctCTTTTGCAACAACTATAATAGGAAAATCACTTGTTGCAATGCTTTTATTTAGTATAAATTCATCATATATTAAGAGAAGTTAACTTTGTTGCGAACGTTTTTATTTGTCCGTTTGAAAAATTGTGAATCCATTTCTTATCTCAATATCTCATGTTGTGATAAACAATTATAACAGGAAAATGGTAGAAGTGGAATAATAGATGAATAGGCTATTACGAATCATGTCTACATCTGTAGCGTGGATTAAGCATATGCCCACGTGTGATTTATATTAAAACGCACTTATCAGTATTTTGTATTTCAGTATTTGGTAGGTGGAGTAGGACATACAGTATTTAATATTCAGATCACTATTGGTAGTAGTAGTACCAGTGCAGTACCCGCATCGACCACAATGCCATGTGAGCGGAGAAGAAATACAGATCGGAACGAActcgaatatatatatttacaaggATCGGATCAAGATTAATAAAAGAATATTCGAATTGAAGCCTATGCAGGACCTGactgtcttcttcttcattgttcTCCAAATTTGCGTTGGATCCACGCATCACGTTTGGtttgtttctttatttcatttcatttcaacCTAAATTATTTCCAACTTTGTGGGCTAACTCCATGCCACTTGCCTCCTCAACTAGTTTGAAAACGAAGAGAATGAGAGATGAAGAGAGGTAGGTGAAGGCTCGACTTGGAACTCGACATCCAAACCTCTTACACTCCATGTTAGATATGGAGGTATAAGCTATAACTTGTCTTGTGTGGTATTGATGGTAGGGACGAGATAAATACGGCAAATTGTTTGTCGTAACTCTCCTTAAAGCATTCGTCAAACACTTTATCTTTATTTTGAGAAATATAAAAATAGATAAAATCAATTATTACAGTTTAGTTAGAAAACTTCACCAAATAACCTAAAGAAGAATGAGCAATAAGTATATCGAGTTAAATTTTGTACATTTCTTAAGTGCAACCACATTTAACAATTTATACAGAGAAAAATGCATCAGGCATCCCCAATGTGGGGGAAGACGTCTTGATCATATCTTCACATCAAAACTTTATTATAAAAGCTAGGAGCATAATGACCAGCAGTGCAGAAGAATTACAGATTATGGGAGAAAATTGCTAGTATTCAAATGACAAAACTAACTCATTAAtgaataattattaaaaaaaaaaaaaaaaagtcaactaATTTTTGTTTATAGCTTTTCTTGGGTCTTATAGGGTGGCAAGGGCAACCTAATGAGGAAGGCTCTCATGCCATATTTTccatgtttttattttcaataatttgtcattttaaataataaataaaatcgGCGTGacaagaaattaagaaaaaatgTGGGGCGTGATCTAAAATGATGCTAGTTTGAAGTTGGCGTTGGTTGAATATGAATATAAATGTTGAAAGTTTGGTTGAATGATGTATAACTAAGATTATTGGGTTGACTTATAAGTAATTAGAAAAATTTATTGGTGACAAAGAACAAACATGAAGCATGTTGTAGTACGTCCCCTTGACGCTGCAAAGCTGATTTGCATAATGCATTTTTTATTATTGAAGACCAAaagaaattttaaaaataaaattacaggCCCAGTATtatttggtctagtgacataaGTATCTTTTTTGTAAATAAGAggtcgtgagttcgactcacaatagaCTATTTGTTATGcatgagttgtttatttgacaaaaataaaaaatcaagatTACAGCATACAGAATTGACATGAGTCTAATTTGTATCACTTTTGATTCAATTCTATATCACTTTGTAGTTTTatttagagaaaagaaaagcttagggcccgttcggtatcattttgcgatactgttttttgttttatgaattcaaaaatttatgaatttgcgttcggtgcattaaacttgaaaaacaatgaaaataaattttaggaaacaattcaggaactatgaataaatatgggaaatgactttttgaAGTTTTCATTGTTTCCTGAGAACAACTTGCCCTAcaattagagaaagtgattaattttttttatttttaagcacatagatccacaaactcttctcctcacttttgatctttctctctttctttcccacaatttccattgagacttatcatctcttctcatgatctcatctactttatatgctgtttgaactttcttcttccccgtttttttcaatcaattgaaacttgcagaatTATGCAAtagagaagaatgaaggatttagaaaatccctctttcacgtgtcagatctaatttataCGGATGATTTAGAGTGAAAGCTTCGGtattttatgcttcaatataattggattatctcatgggcaagaggaattaacaactaaggttgagacatttgattgaattatatatctttttgaactaaagattcaagagcttgcaacttcatatgatatattttataaacaaatttgagggatttgattcttcttgttcaatctccttcacaatactctgtttcttttctcataacaaccaataaatgattcataatcaatacaaacaaaatagtcaatTTTTCATGATTACTGAGGAAAAACTAAACAGAGtgctattttttttaaatgatagatatgtttttgatatgtcaagttttgaaatacttgtaccgaacatgtatttacatcttaaaaacttgtagtttaattccccattttcattctacaatccagtattacaaaaataatttcataaaACGTTATAGGACACACCCTTATTTTACTGAATAAAAGTTTACATTCGTGAATTTATCTCAACTACTCCATAGGGAGAAGAAATATTTTACTTATTTCCTTTACATAACCCCGGCAATTACAGACACCATTATCATCATAAGGCTAAAACTCTAACCACAATGATCATCATTTATCTTTTGTTACTAATAGTTAACCAATCCCAAGTATCACAATATGACAACAAACATTAAGACGAACCATTTTACATTCTTTCACTACCGTATCCTAAAATCTCGCACACAAAACTTTTTTTCATTATTTCTTCTTGTCAAGCAATGcaattttacatttttttttttcgaaattgACTCTAGCACCATGAATGGCTTCGTGGAATGAAAATCATCTTTACAATGATAGTTTGTTATCATCTTTGCAAAAATCAACAATATTGAAAGTAGTGTAATTATCTACCTAGTATCAAATAAACCCTTTATTATGATTTATCATATTCTACTGTTAACAAAagtatctattttttttttacatcagTTGATTGAGTAAACGATTTTCAAtgttgatgttttttttttttttttttggtataaatGCATTTACATTCTAATATGAAATTACTGGTTCCAGCCATACATGCTAGatgaaaattaaaggaaatgttgatggaaAGAATAAGGAGCAAAATTGCAAACATTTCTAACAGTAAGCATCTATACAAGGCATTCAGTGGCTATTCCAAAGCGATCTGTTGGGTGTCTGtaacaacaaaacaaacaaagatcATTGGAAATGACATTCATTCATGGTGGATGACTAACCAGCCTACAAGTCATATATAACTACCACAGTCCTGATCACATGGTCAACAACTGACCATGGATTTTCTGGTCACTGACCGTCCGATTGAGATCGGACGTTTGACAGCTCTCATCTTAAATCTCATTacttagctgtcaaccgtccgatctcAATCGAACGGTCAGTGACCAGAAAATccatggtcagttgctgaccatgtGATCAGGATCGATAACTACCAACTCTACACAAGCTGTAGACACAATGCCGTTCAATTTAACCCCTAAATCGTTACCTATTTTACACTATTGATATGAGTCTGTATCTGATCTATAATGTTGGAGATATAGAGAGCAAGTTGGGGAGAAATACAGTTGGAACCATTTGGTGTGCCAAAAATAATGGCGCACCTAGAAACACAGGCTAGTTGTCTTAAAACCCAGAAAGCTTTTTAAGGCGGTTGCAAATATTGGTCATGAAAGTATCAAACCAAACCGCGATTAGAGTCACTCTCAAACCCCACAGGATTTGGTTGGCTGCTTCTTACCTTTGTTTTCTTTGCATTCAAAAGTCTCGAGTCTTGGCCGCCTACCTAATCACGGGACAGCTGCTTGTTTTGAGAAACTTTTTAGGGCCCCTCAACCACCGTGCCTAATTACTATTTTAGGCTTCTTCTATTCCAATCTATAATATCcaatttagaaagaaaaaaaaaaaagataaaaaatgatTTCGACACAATTTTTAGATATTAATTGAAGGTGTTTTTATCACCACttcaaaactttcttgcaccgGACAGAATGATATCAAACTTTTAAAAGTGATCAAAGAGGTATCTAGACCTACAAAAATTGATCAATTTCATACTCTaatttcaaaagtgatcaaaaatgTACCTAGACTTAAAAAAATTGGTCAATTTCATACATCTGTCTATTTTCGGTCATATCTCCGTTAAAACTAAGGGTATAATACAACCTTTCACTAAATATTTAGTTGGAATGTCATATTATCctctaattttttctctttctctttttctgttatcgttctttctcattcttttgTAATTTGCATATTGCATCTAGTCATCTACAACCAAACTATCCAAGCGTAATTCTTCTTTATTTGTGATTGCGCAATTTTAATTCAATCATCATCTTCCTTCTGCATATTGCATCTATAACCCAAACTTTTTTCTTGTTTATGTAAAAGTAGCTGGATCAATGGTTATTAAAC
This region includes:
- the LOC133721533 gene encoding fructose-bisphosphate aldolase 1, cytoplasmic — protein: MTAFKGKYHDELIANAAYIGTPGKGILAADESTGTIGKRFASINVENVEENRRALRELLFTAPGALQYLSGVILFEETLYQKTADGKPFVDVMKEGGVLPGIKVDKGVVELKGTDGETTTQGLDGLGARCAKYYEAGARFAKWRAVLKIGPNEPSQLSINENANGLARYAIICQENGLVPIVEPEILVDGPHSIDKCADVTERVLAACYKALNDHHVLLEGTLLKPNMVTPGSDAKKVAPEVIAEYTVRALQRTTPAAVPAVVFLSGGQSEEEATLNLNAMNKLKGKKPWTLSFSFGRALQASTLKAWSGKKENVKAAQEALLTRAKANSEATLGTYKGDAKLGEGAAESLHVKDYKY